The DNA sequence GTACCCAACGACAACATCGAGCGCGCCGTCAAGCGCGGCTCCGGCCTGGAGGCCGGCGGCGCCGACTGGCAGACCATCATGTACGAGGGCTACGGCCCGAACGGCGTCGCCCTGCTGATCGAGTGTCTGACCGACAACCGCAACCGGGCCGCCACCGAGGTACGCACCGCGCTGACCCGCAACGGCGGCTCGTTCGCCGACGCCGGCTCGGTGTCCTACCTGTTCAACCGCAAGGGCGTGGTGATCGTGCCGAGCGAGGGGCGGTCCGAGGACGACGTGCTGATGGCCGTGCTCGACGCCGGTGCCGAGGAGGTCAACAACCTCGGCGAGGCGTACGAGGTGATCTCCGAGCCGGGTGACCTGGTCGCGGTCCGGACCGCGTTGCAGGACGCCGGCATCGAATACGAGTCGGCCGAGTC is a window from the Polymorphospora rubra genome containing:
- a CDS encoding YebC/PmpR family DNA-binding transcriptional regulator, producing MSGHSKWATTKHKKAVIDAKRGKMFAKLIKNVEVAARTGGGDPAGNPTLFDAIQKAKKNSVPNDNIERAVKRGSGLEAGGADWQTIMYEGYGPNGVALLIECLTDNRNRAATEVRTALTRNGGSFADAGSVSYLFNRKGVVIVPSEGRSEDDVLMAVLDAGAEEVNNLGEAYEVISEPGDLVAVRTALQDAGIEYESAESSLVPSVNVPLDEDGARKIFKLIDALEDCDDVQNVYANFDVSDEVMAAVG